The region GCGAGTGCAGTTAATTCACTCTAGCACCGCGCGTATGACTGACACTATTCTGttggctcaacttcctccttCAATCCAATCCAATTGAAGCACAATCACGCAGCGTGTGCCTCCACAGACAGTTACACTCTCCAGTCCCCACACGCTCACAACCCGCAAAACCATAACGGTCACATTATTTCACATTACTATTTCCGTTTCAATTCCCCTCACTCACCAAAACCCTCTCTCGcgtttttcatttttctctctgCGTCGTCAATGGTATTCaatttcaattctgctccaTTTCTAGGGTTTCGATGAGGAGGAGTACGCCGGAGAGGCGGAAGGCGGCGGAGACAACCACCACCAAGCGAGCTCCAACTCCGACGAGGCCACCGCTGTTACCTTCCGGCAAtgtagctcctcctcctccgctaTCTCGGAGGGTGAAATCTCGAGAAGTTACGTCTCGGTACATGTcctcgtcttcttcttcttcgtcttcATCTTCTGTTTCGTCTCCTCCGAGGCGATACCATTCACCGATTGTCCCGAGGACGGTGAATTCGAGTAAGCAGAAGTCTTCGACGATAGCGGTACCGACGCCGCAAGTGAAGCGGTCTCAGTCGGCGGAGCGGCAGCGGCAGAGGCCGAGGCAAGGTACTCCTCGGCCTAGCGGGGCCGGAGTAGTCGCCTCCGCCGCCGACGCTCCGGCTGCGCAGAAGATGCTTTTTACCTCGACTAGGAGCTTGTCCGTTTCGTTCCAGGGCGAGTCGTTTTCGATCCAGGTCAGTAAACCGAAACCGGCGCCAGTTCAGAGCGTGAGGAAGAGCACGCCGGAGAGGAGGAAGGCGGCGGAGGCGGCGACGCCGACTGCTGCAAGAGGAGGAGTAAACGGAGGTTTCGACCAGAGAGAGAATTCTAGGTTGCTGGATCAGCAGCGGTGGCCGGGGAAATCACAGCAGAATGCGAATTTCATGAACAGGAGCTTGGATTGTACGGATTCCGTGAGGAAATTGAACGGTTCAAGGAACGTGGTGAGGTCGCTGCTGCAGAATTCAATGGCGGATGTGAGAGCTTCTCAGGATTCGACGCTGAGTTCGGAGATCAACAAAAACGGTGGATCTGAGCCTGAATCTGAACCGGAGCCTGTTCCTTCCGATAACGAAAGCGTGACTTCTGGAAGCTCCTCAGGAGCACAGGAATGGGGAGGAGGACAAGCGCAACGCGCGTCGTCTCGAGCGATTGTGGTGCCGGCGAGGTTCTGGCAAGAGGCTAACAATCGGTTGCGGCACCAAACGGAACCTCAACCTTCTGGAAATGGAAACAAAGCAACGGTTCCTCCGAAGCTTCTGGCGCCGAAGAAATCAGGGTTTGATAGTCCTGTATCTTCTCCACGAGGAGTTGTGAATAGCCGGCTTCAAGGTTCTCCTATTCGATCCGCGGTTCGTCCTGCTTCTCCGAGTAGGCTAGCCACGCCTTCCGTGTGGTCCCCTTCGCGCGGTGTGAGCCCATCGCGAGCCAGGAACAACGGAGTCTCTAGTAGCCTGAGTAACAGGTTTGGTAGTGAACCCTCTGTTTTGAGTTTCGCTGTTGATGTTTCGAGGGCGAAGGTCGGGGAGAATCGTATTGCTGATGCACATTCATTGAGACTCCTGCATAACAGGCTCCTGCAATGGCGTTTTGCGAATGCCAGGGCAGATGCTGCCCTCTCTGCACAGACATTGAATGCCGAGGTGTATTCttttattcaaattttaaattggtTTTCGTATTTGAAAGCTAGGAATGTTATACATACTTGTGCATTACTCTTTGAAGTTGTATTGGCTTTCATTCTGACTGTAGTGAATAGATTTTGTGTTGATTCAAGTTAAGGCGCATTTGTATTATGGATCTGATATTTACTCCTCTGAATTGTGAGAGTTCACTTTTAGAAGGAAAATTAAGACATTGCTGATGTTAAAATCAACTGTTAAATTTACAGGTGCATGAACAAATTCATGGAGTTTTAAAAATGTACTCATTTATATCTCTCAAATCTCATCAAGATGCCTATTTTTTTTCATCTAATGTGAATTACTCACTTTCAGAGAGTCAAATTCATATTTATTATGTCGTTTGTGGTATTTGTTTTGTCAATTAGCTTTTGCTTGTTTAGTTCAATTTTTGTATATTCTTTCTCCTAAATATACTTCCTTGTATCAGAAAAGCCTCTACGAAGCATGGGGAGCTACCTCAGAACTACGAGAATCTGTTAGGGCCAAAAGAACGGAGTTGCAGATGCTGAAACAACAATTCAAGCTGATGTCCATCCTGAAGAAGCAAGTAAGATCCAGAGCTTCTTGTGCTGTGCTAAATTTACTGGTGTATTTTTTAGCTTGACTTTATGGAATCATTCCTCCAGTAGTTT is a window of Lotus japonicus ecotype B-129 chromosome 5, LjGifu_v1.2 DNA encoding:
- the LOC130717002 gene encoding QWRF motif-containing protein 2-like; amino-acid sequence: MRRSTPERRKAAETTTTKRAPTPTRPPLLPSGNVAPPPPLSRRVKSREVTSRYMSSSSSSSSSSSVSSPPRRYHSPIVPRTVNSSKQKSSTIAVPTPQVKRSQSAERQRQRPRQGTPRPSGAGVVASAADAPAAQKMLFTSTRSLSVSFQGESFSIQVSKPKPAPVQSVRKSTPERRKAAEAATPTAARGGVNGGFDQRENSRLLDQQRWPGKSQQNANFMNRSLDCTDSVRKLNGSRNVVRSLLQNSMADVRASQDSTLSSEINKNGGSEPESEPEPVPSDNESVTSGSSSGAQEWGGGQAQRASSRAIVVPARFWQEANNRLRHQTEPQPSGNGNKATVPPKLLAPKKSGFDSPVSSPRGVVNSRLQGSPIRSAVRPASPSRLATPSVWSPSRGVSPSRARNNGVSSSLSNRFGSEPSVLSFAVDVSRAKVGENRIADAHSLRLLHNRLLQWRFANARADAALSAQTLNAEKSLYEAWGATSELRESVRAKRTELQMLKQQFKLMSILKKQMIYLEEWAVLDRVYSSSLSGANEALQASTLRLPVVGGAKTDLLNLKESICSAMDVMQAMASSICQLSPKVGLVNSLVVEVANLSAKERALLEECKDLLSMMTAMQVRESSLRTHITQQKCLPRSQQ